One part of the Lotus japonicus ecotype B-129 chromosome 2, LjGifu_v1.2 genome encodes these proteins:
- the LOC130735539 gene encoding uncharacterized protein LOC130735539, whose translation MSNCLLSSGPFCIDDNVLGYWLGILPVTFAAAYIGKTFKGLSEITHGWNEVSTAQWVILFLACGISVILLALVTEIAKASLCDEQAKRSSLAPEMLMLPLIATSKEMDLKSVIIRIDPLREDLERKTILV comes from the exons ATGTCAAATTGCCTTTTATCTTCAGGCCCTTTCTGTATAGATGACAATGTGCTTGGATATTGGTTGGGAATATTG CCAGTCACATTTGCTGCAGCATATATTGGCAAAACCTTTAAGGGACTTTCAGAGATTACACATGGATGGAATGAAGTTTCAACAGCTCAATGG GTAATATTGTTCTTGGCATGTGGAATATCTG TGATTCTTCTGGCTCTCGTCACCGAAATTGCCAAGGCCTCTCTCTGCGATGAACAAGCTAAAAGAAGCAGTTTAGCTCCTGAAATGTTAATGCTGCCTCTTATAGCAACTAGCAAAGAAATGGACCTCAAGTCTGTCATAATAAGAATAGATCCACTGAGAGAGGATCTTGAAAGAAAAACTATACTTGTTTGA
- the LOC130736818 gene encoding uncharacterized protein LOC130736818, giving the protein MVAKNHEGLILDGAAEVVERPSTVVEEEALALQWSIGLSINLGFIRVCFETDCLKLFHLWKKPPDGRNYLATILGDCFHSSRSFDFIYVEFVRRSDNVVADFLARNASSYTSCVWIEEAPSEVDAFVTADILASMPSV; this is encoded by the coding sequence ATGGTGGCCAAAAATCATGAAGGCTTGATTCTTGATGGAGCAGCTGAGGTAGTGGAGCGTCCATCgacggtggtggaggaggaggctCTAGCTCTCCAGTGGTCTATTGGCTTGTCTATAAACCTTGGTTTTATACGGGTGTGTTTTGAGACAGATTGTCTCAAACTTTTCCACCTGTGGAAGAAGCCTCCGGATGGGAGGAATTACTTAGCTACTATTCTTGGTGATTGTTTTCATTCTAGTCGTtcttttgattttatttatgTTGAGTTTGTTCGCCGTTCTGACAATGTTGTCGCAGACTTTTTGGCTAGGAACGCTTCCTCTTACACCAGTTGCGTGTGGATAGAGGAGGCTCCTTCAGAGGTTGACGCTTTTGTAACCGCAGACATTTTAGCTTCTATGCCCTCAGTTTAA